In a genomic window of Gossypium arboreum isolate Shixiya-1 chromosome 9, ASM2569848v2, whole genome shotgun sequence:
- the LOC108454202 gene encoding phosphatidylinositol:ceramide inositolphosphotransferase 1: MTLYIGREASKLWKRICSETTTEINLLLDNWKYLLAGLIFQYIHGLAARGVHYLHRPGPTLQDLGFYILPELGQDKAYISETVFTFVFLSFLLWTFHPFIFKSKKIYTVLVWCRVLAFLVASQILRIITFYSTQLPGPNYHCREGSKLARLPKPESVLEVLLINFPRGVIYGCGDLIFSSHMIFTLVFVLTYQKYGTRSFIKHFAWLVAIVQSLLIVASRKHYTVDVVVAWYTVNLVVFFIDKKLPELPDRSSGSSPMLLPLSTKDKDSKTKEENHKLLNGNSVDPADWRPRTQVNGKIQEDGNGIHDTAMNGA, translated from the exons ATGACGCTTTACATTGGTCGCGAAGCTTCAAAG TTATGGAAGAGAATTTGTTCAGAGACAACTACAGAGATCAACCTTCTTCTTGATAACTGGAAATACCTTCTTGCTGGTCTCATCTTTCAG TATATTCATGGTCTAGCTGCCCGAGGAGTTCATTACCTTCATAGGCCAGGGCCAACACTTCAGGATCTTGGGTTCTATATTCTTCCA GAGCTTGGGCAAGATAAAGCCTACATCAGTGAGACTGTGTTCACCTTTgtctttttatcatttttattg TGGACTTTCCATCCATTCATCTTCAAGAGTAAAAAGATCTACACTGTTCTTGTTTGGTGCAGGGTGCTAGCATTTCTAGTT GCTTCTCAGATTCTCCGAATCATCACATTCTATTCTACTCAGCTTCCTGGACCAAATTATCATTGCCGAGAG GGTTCTAAGCTTGCCAGATTGCCAAAACCAGAGAGTGTGTTGGAAGTCCTCTTAATTAATT TTCCTCGTGGTGTAATATATGGTTGTGGTGACTTGATTTTTTCATCACACATGATCTTCACCTTGGTCTTTGTGCTCACCTATCAAAAATATGGCACTCGAAG CTTCATAAAGCACTTTGCGTGGTTGGTAGCTATTGTTCAAAGTCTCTTGATTGTGGCATCCCGCAAACATTACACGGTTGATGTAGTTGTTGCATG GTACACTGTTAATTTAGTGGTATTCTTCATAGACAAGAAACTGCCAG AATTGCCTGACAGAAGCAGTGGAAGCTCACCAATGTTGCTACCATTGAGCACCAAAGACAAGGATAGTAAAACCAAAGAAGAGAACCACAAGCTCTTGAATGGGAATTCTGTAGATCCTGCAGATTGG AGGCCGAGAACTCAAGTAAATGGCAAGATTCAGGAAGATGGCAATGGAATCCATGATACTGCAATGAACGGAGCATAG